The Pelagovum sp. HNIBRBA483 sequence TCGCCTCGGCGGCGGCGGGATTGTTGTGGCTTTCGTACCAGTTGATCAGTGTGCCTTGGACATTCGGATCATCTGGAAAGAGGCGGAACATGGTAAGCAGCTGCTCCTCAACGGCGGCTTGCGGGGCGCTATCGACGAGGATTTGCAGCTTCAAGAGATGCATGGTGAAGGCGGTTTCATCCAGCGCGATGGCGTCCTCGATGAGGGGCAGTGCGCTGTCAAGCTGATCGGTGGCGACATAATGCCCGATGACGACCTGACGGGCAGTCTGGTTGGTAGGGTCGTCGGCGATCATCGCGGTGAGTTGAGCGAGCACTTCGGCAACGGCGGCCTGATCGGCGGCGGTGGCGGCGTGACGGTACTGCACCGCGAGCTGGAGTGTTTGCAGCGAGGGATCGGCAGGCAGGAGCGCTATGCCAGCGGTCATGTGGCGCTCGGTTTCCTGCCAGTCGCGGGCGGAGAAGGCGATCTCGGCCAATTCGCGGCGGCTGGCGCCGTCTTCGGGATAGAACTCGGCCAGGCGGAGATAATGGGCATAGGCTTCGCTGATCTCGCCGCGATTGCGCTGTATCTCGGCATAGAGGGCGAGCGCCTCGCGGTGGTCCTCGTCAAGATCGAAGACATTGCGCAATTCGACGAGTGCGCGGGCTTCCTCGCCGCTTTCCAAAAGATCGAGCGCGGATTGGTAGTGCCCCTCGGCGCGTTCTTCCGCGCTGTCACAGGCGGAGAGGCTGAACGCCGCAGCAATAAAGATCGCAGGAAGCAAGCGGGGCATGAGGCGGTCCTTTGTCAGCTCAACGAACAGGCGGTGCGCTGGTGTCAGACTGTCAGCGCCCCGTACATTTAAACACAACACCGATGGTCGCGACCAGAAGTTGAAGATCTGTCAGGAGCGAAACCGACTGCCGGTAGCGGAAATCGTAAATGGCGCGTTCCTTGAATAGCGTCTCGTTACGATCCGAAACCTGCCATGGGCCGGTCATTCCCGGAAGCGCGCCGAAGTAGAACGGGCCGGGATACATGCCTTCCTGATCGGGAGTCATCGGGCGTGGGCCAACGAGGCTCATATCGCCGCGCAGGACGTTCCAAAGCTGTGGAAGTTCATCAAGGGAGGATTGCCGCAACACCCGACCGAACGGTGTGATGCGCGGATCGTTGTCCAGCTTTTGCACGGCGTCCCAGATGCGGCGCTCATCGGGATTGGCAGCGAGGTACGTTTCGAGCAATTCGTCAGCGCCTTTGACCATGCTGCGCAGTTTCCACATGCGGAACTTCTTACCGTTCACGCCGGTGCGCATCTGCGAGTAAAACGGATTTGATCCGTCGAGGCTGATCAGCAGTGCAAGGATCAGCACAACAGGAACGGCGATCGGCGCCATCAGCAGCACCAGCACGATATCAAAAAGGCGCTTGCCTATCATAGCGTACACACCGGCGGGCCGACGCTCGGCCGTTGGTTGGTACATCATCGGCGCTGCGGGCGGCAGGCCTTTCGAAAAGTGGATAGTCATAACCCAACCCATCCAAACAAAATTTAAATACACGTCAGAAGTATGACGTACTATGCAGACGCATATGCGTCCGTGCCCACCTGTGATGAAAATACCTTATTGGCAGCATTTCCAAACTTTCCCCGCCACAATGTTACCAAGATTTAGCCACAATGCTATAAACTTTTTCTACCCAAAGGTTGTGTTTTGCATTTTAAAATTAAAGGTTTAGAAACAAATCAGCGATACAATCAAGGATTGTGCTCAATCTGCGGACAGTGCGTCAGATTGTGTCCCAAGGAATGCGAATCCTCGTGCGGTACGCCGCGATTCTTGCCAAAACGGCATCTGTTAATACTGTGAGTGCGCTGATGTCCGAGCGCGTTTGGTTCTGGTTTTGCAGGTGGAAGGGGTAGGATGTTTCCGAGGTGGATGCTGCTTCTTTCGGCGCTGATGGCGCTGTCTGCCGGTACCGCCACCGCGCAGCGGTTTCATTATGTGGTACCGCCGGACCACCCTGCGAGCGTATCGCCAGACGGCTCGGCAGATGCGCCGTGGCAGGGGGTGGATGCTGCTTTGGAAGCGGCAAAGGGCGGCGATATCATCCTGCTCAATGACGGGGCCTACGGTGCCTTGCGGCTGCGGAACGTGATGTTTGACCTGCCGGTGTTGATCCAGTCGCTCAACGGTAAGAACGCGCATTTTGATTTTATCTGGATCGACGGTGAAAGCCGGAACCTGAGCTTCCGCAATCTGAGTGTCTGGAAGGACACTGATGCCACGACGCAATATCAGAGCCTTGTGCAATCTGGTGCGGACACGGCGTGGCTGACCTTCGAGGGGCTCGATATTCGCGGGCGCGGCGCGGAGGCAGACAGTTACCTGACGTGGACTGCCGACGAATGGCGGGAGGCGCAAAGCGCCGTGTTGCTGCGCGGCGATGACAGCTTGGTGCGAGATTGCCTGATCAGGGGGGTCGGCATGGGAATTGCGCTGTCCGGTGACAGATCGGAAGCGGTTGGTAATTTTATCGAGGGGTTTGCCGGTGACGGGCTGCGGGCGATTGGGGATTTCAACCGCTTGGCAGGGAATTTCGTGATGAACAATGTCGTGGTGGACGAAAACCACGATGATGGCATCCAGTCATGGGCGACGGAGGGAGCGGTGCGGGCGCTGGTGATAGAAGGCAACCGGATCTTCGAGTGGACGGGGCCGGAGGCGCACCCGCTGCGCGGCCCGCTGCAAGGGATCGGCTTGTTTGACGGGTTCTTTGACGGGCTGACGATCCGCAACAATCTGGTGGAGGTGAGTGCGTGGCATGGCATCTCTGTCTATGGCGGGCGGGGGGTTGATATCGTCAATAATACCGTTGTGCCGCGTGCGAGCGAGGGGGCGTCGCTGCCTTGGATCGGGGTGTTTGCGCATAAGAACGGCGTTGAGGCGCGTGATGTGCGGGTCGCCAATAATGTTGCGCCGCGGTTTAACATGAAGCCGGATGCGTCTCGTAATATCCTCTACCGTAACAATTTCCGCCTGATTGCGGTGGAGCTGAGCTTTGCCGATCCGGTGGCGGGGGATTTTCGTCCGCGCGAAGGGAGCGCCTTGATTGATGCAGGAGACGCCGATCTTGCGCCGCCTGCCGATATCGACGGGGTTCTGCGCCGGATGCACGGTGCGCCCGATATTGGCGCGTTCGAGTTGGCATCGGGGAGCGAGTGATGGGCGCCAAGTGGACACAGCGTTGCGAAGGCGAGAGATTGAGCTTTCACAAAAGCGCCGGTAGCGTTGTGATACGCGCAGATAGGAATGATACGGGTAATGGCCAGCACACTTGATATATATACGGGCCATTTTGGGCTGAAGGAGCGGCCCTTTGCGCTGGCGCCAGACCCCGACTACCTGTTCTGGTCAGCGCAGCACGAACGCGCCTATACGATGATCGAATACGGAATCCTGACACGCGCCCCGATCACGGTGATCACCGGCGATA is a genomic window containing:
- a CDS encoding right-handed parallel beta-helix repeat-containing protein — encoded protein: MFPRWMLLLSALMALSAGTATAQRFHYVVPPDHPASVSPDGSADAPWQGVDAALEAAKGGDIILLNDGAYGALRLRNVMFDLPVLIQSLNGKNAHFDFIWIDGESRNLSFRNLSVWKDTDATTQYQSLVQSGADTAWLTFEGLDIRGRGAEADSYLTWTADEWREAQSAVLLRGDDSLVRDCLIRGVGMGIALSGDRSEAVGNFIEGFAGDGLRAIGDFNRLAGNFVMNNVVVDENHDDGIQSWATEGAVRALVIEGNRIFEWTGPEAHPLRGPLQGIGLFDGFFDGLTIRNNLVEVSAWHGISVYGGRGVDIVNNTVVPRASEGASLPWIGVFAHKNGVEARDVRVANNVAPRFNMKPDASRNILYRNNFRLIAVELSFADPVAGDFRPREGSALIDAGDADLAPPADIDGVLRRMHGAPDIGAFELASGSE
- a CDS encoding sugar transferase — protein: MTIHFSKGLPPAAPMMYQPTAERRPAGVYAMIGKRLFDIVLVLLMAPIAVPVVLILALLISLDGSNPFYSQMRTGVNGKKFRMWKLRSMVKGADELLETYLAANPDERRIWDAVQKLDNDPRITPFGRVLRQSSLDELPQLWNVLRGDMSLVGPRPMTPDQEGMYPGPFYFGALPGMTGPWQVSDRNETLFKERAIYDFRYRQSVSLLTDLQLLVATIGVVFKCTGR